In Electrophorus electricus isolate fEleEle1 chromosome 1, fEleEle1.pri, whole genome shotgun sequence, a single window of DNA contains:
- the scaf1 gene encoding splicing factor, arginine/serine-rich 19 isoform X1 gives MGADGQYDGGEAGTLQTKPEQHSDEEEEKESEENRRTIGLRCYQGNRESTDDEPSELGASTASFSNTAFLMPQLCSQHQFSDSDLDVELTAEVRTEGASSLTLSVPVFLHFGFRKAGSTSDGQYLPLTASRLEKALTDCTLTPAPFRKWTAALHQPVAHMPRLSSFCPSQRLMETAKSPLPSSPSASPSSPSSAPSSPSSSPSSSSSPGGIGTGYREDEDSGHAGNGRVNKATGDGVSSTSSSLAPPSHAAPPPSSPSASHRLSLSPRMFGDGQREGPETEMYDPFHPTEGEGERGVAEEEEEEDEEEGDKYDPFEPTGSPASEKEDEGELAGNREGGGRVGGTRHEHHANEEGETIAEAAGSPPDSTETETQIPIHASEEATIHLNRIRPLRERMREQRKGVRERRMDDSEHSEIEEGEIVGASDRGREREVERRREVLLPSSGSPSFLQGGGLKPERILRVLDGEGFISVRAEGEWNREPAPPVGVGDLRRKLTIRRKERFRCRSSASVSPAPPADLPLPPLSPPASPPLSTEKVNRKSSKSSKERDRRKRKEGKGEEKDKRKKRKEGKVDSGPENKDRDHDRRSGRGGKVKDKDRDHERSGRGRKDKERRRSSRSDSRKRKSRRQSTPELSSQSHNASRHAPSHRSWSSPSEGYHRGRERDRDRDREKETEKERDRDRNQERDRYRDRRRDDRDREREQDSRRKEGRKRDRDEGSRRSSSRERGNTKRKRESSERRDREKERERDRERDKRRDGRPVVPPSIQDLNGSDLFAIKRTITVTTTPTTTTTVPSSPARAQDYSQSPTQGSDKPRKRKKKRKRRSDDEERVEEEHRSGSHPTSLTPPHYPSYESDHVSDHQDLDMLSLDGEALDSDYPSLEDSPLLPPPAPEPALPSPKPKSAAPKISRHHQKKKSRSSSKKVSESSTSSSSHRPKAKSKNLLPSLSPPLSACSGNTTSLPPSASSSTTTRCRKTGKEKTSKKESGRSGRSKKIGGSSRKTKLQSKVSVLVREGVSSTTGNSNKLGIDLLGPAGVVGGASGTSVVGGSIAVVFRRDNESRSPFLKPCSEPLSLPSRVKELGKTGKQRSTLAPLSSTNQTGLKSKKAKPSSTTSTSSSASSPTSSSVAKRRRRPGKKPRERGLALDGPDVKGANSSTLASAWAGAGTDIQPLGGVGPKPSSPPSALPGPTPSSSSSSSSSSSSTSVLPPSSSPPHTPPLSLPPSRDIRESSPDSQTVDSSCKTPEPSFLSEECPAQSQSVQLVSSKSPTSPPQSRGDSISQSASKPLPPDDQKTSPPCSTSSSTLAGASLSHPIPPPSADPSSSSSSSVSSSSVNKPPPPPPPPPAVPPLPWSLQAGVDCTAGGVLALTALLFKMEEANIASRAKAQEFIQATSQILSQANQNQSQTHPSSSSSSSSSQVPPPPSHALPPGPTPAQFILHGSLPLVGCTKTPPPHLHPGLSLGGGCAQTPPPPLSTGLSVATGGASETSWDSESKDPDKYLKKLHTQERAVEEVKLAIKPYYQRKDINKEEYKDILRKAVHKICHSRTGEINPVKVSNLVKLYVQRYKYFRKHGRKMDEEDKEDRESTSLHSST, from the exons TGATTTGGATGTGGAACTCACAGCAGAGGTAAGGACAGAGGGTGCTTCTTCACTGACTTTGTCAGTgcctgtttttcttcattttggctTCAGAAAGGCAG GATCCACATCTGATGGACAGTACCTTCCTTTAACAGCCTCTAGGCTAGAAAAGGCCTTAACAGACTGCACTTTGACCCCTGCCCCTTTCCGCAAGTGGACAGCAGCTCTCCATCAACCTGTAGCACATATGCCCAGGTTGTCGTCTTTCTGCCCCTCTCAGAGGTTGATGGAGACTGCCAAAAGccctctcccctcttcccccTCAGCGTCTCCCTCATCACCTTCTTctgccccctcctctccctcctcatctccctcctcatcatcctctcCTGGAGGAATTGGAACAGGCTATCGTGAAGACGAGGACAGTGGCCATGCTGGAAACGGCAGGGTCAACAAAGCAACGGGAGACGGCGTTTCGTCCACCTCGTCTTCTCTAGCTCCGCCTTCGCAtgctgcccctcccccatcatCTCCAAGCGCATCACACCGTCTTTCTTTGTCCCCCCGCATGTTCGGAGATGGACAGCGGGAGGGCCCAGAAACTGAGATGTACGACCCCTTCCACCCcacagaaggagagggagaacgaggagtggctgaggaagaggaggaagaggatgaagaagaggGAGACAAATATGATCCATTTGAACCCACTGGCTCTCCGGCCTCAGAGAAAGAGGATGAAGGGGAGCTGGCAGGTAATCGAGAAGGAGGAGGTCGAGTTGGAGGCACACGACATGAGCACCATGCAAATGAGGAAGGGGAGACTATTGCTGAGGCGGCTGGTTCGCCTCCAGActcgacagagacagagacgcaGATCCCCATTCATGCTTCTGAGGAAGCAACAATACACTTGAACAGGATCAGGCCCCTTAGAGAACGAATGAGGGAACAGAGGaaaggtgtgagagagagaagaatggatGACTCTGAGCATTCTGAGATAGAAGAAGGGGAGATTGTGGGTGCCagtgacagagggagggaaagagaggtggagagaagaagggaggtgCTGCTCCCATCCTCTGGAAGTCCTTCCTTTCTGCAGGGGGGAGGTCTTAAGCCTGAGAGGATTCTACGGGTACTGGATGGTGAAGGTTTCATATCAGTCCGAGCCGAAGGAGAGTGGAACAGGGAACCAGCTCCCCCGGTGGGCGTTGGAGACCTGCGGCGGAAACTCACCATCAGACGAAAAGAGAGATTCCGATGCCGCTCCTCTGCATCTGTatcacctgctcctccagctgacCTGCCGCTACCTCCTCTCTCCCCGCCTGCTTCCCCGCCCCTGTCCACGGAGAAGGTGAATCGCAAGTCATCTAAGAGCTCCAAGGAGAGGGACCGACGCAAGCGGAAagaggggaagggggaggaAAAGGACAAGCggaagaagaggaaagagggaaAAGTGGATTCGGGTCCGGAGAACAAGGACAGGGATCATGATAGGAGGAGCGGAAGAGGGGGGAAAGTAAAGGACAAGGACAGGGATCATGAgaggagtgggagagggaggaaggacaaggagaggaggagaagtaGCAGAAGTGACAGTCGCAAGAGGAAGAGTAGACGCCAGAGCACTCCGGAACTTTCCTCGCAATCCCACAATGCCTCGCGGCACGCCCCCAGTCACAGGTCCTGGTCTAGTCCCTCAGAAGGCTACCACAGGGGGAGAGAACGTGatagagacagggacagagaaaaagaaacagagaaagagcgGGATAGGGACAGAAAtcaagaaagagacagatacagggacaggaggagagatgacagggacagagaaagagagcaagactccagaaggaaagagggaaggaagagagaTCGGGATGAAGGAAGCAGAAGATCGAGTAGCCGAGAGAGGGGAAAtacaaaaaggaagagagaaagcagcgagaggagagacagggagaaggaACGAGagcgagacagggagagggacaAGAGAAGAGATGGCCGACCTGTTGTACCTCCGTCAATTCAGGACCTGAATGGCTCTGACCTTTTTGCCATCAAACGAACTATCACTGTTACcacaacacccactaccaccaccacagtCCCCAGCTCCCCAGCGCGTGCCCAGGATTATTCCCAAAGTCCCACACAAGGCTCGGACAAACCCCGCAAACGCAAGAAGAAACGAAAGAGGCGCTCTGATGACgaagagagagtggaggaggagcacAGGAGCGGGTCTCACCctacctccctcactcctccccaCTACCCCAGCTACGAATCGGACCACGTCTCCGACCACCAGGATCTGGACATGCTGTCTTTAGATGGAGAGGCACTGGATTCTGATTATCCTTCGCTAGAGGATTCTCCTCTGCTGCCTCCTCCTGCCCCTGAACCTGCTCTCCCTAGTCCCAAACCCAAATCTGCAGCCCCCAAAATCAGCCGGCACCATCAGAAGAAGAAATCCAGATCCAGCAGCAAAAAAGTGTCTGAGTCCTCCACCTCGTCCTCTTCTCACAGACCcaaagcaaaaagtaaaaacctCTTGCCCTCGCTCTCGCCACCTCTGTCTGCTTGCTCTGGCAACACAACTTCCCTTCCGCCCAGTGCCTCCTCATCCACCACCACAAGATGTCGGAAGACAGGGAAGGAGAAAACGAGCAAGAAGGAGTCTGGTCGTTCTGGAAGGTCCAAGAAGATTGGAGGAAGCAGCAGGAAGACCAAGCTGCAGTCCAAGGTCTCGGTGCTGGTGCGGGAGGGTGTGAGCAGCACCACAGGAAACTCTAATAAACTGGGTATTGACCTTCTTGGACCTGCTGGGGTTGTGGGTGGGGCCTCGGGGACTTCGGTTGTGGGAGGGTCTATCGCTGTGGTGTTTCGTCGGGACAACGAGAGTCGGTCTCCGTTCCTGAAACCCTGCTCAGAGCCGCTGTCCTTACCCAGCAGAGTCAAGGAACTGGGCAAGACAGGAAAGCAACGCAGCACCCTCGCTCCGCTCTCCTCCACCAACCAGACGGGCCTGAAGTCAAAGAAAGCCAAGCCAAGCTCTACCACCTCCACGTCATCGTCTGCATCGTCTCCTACATCTTCCTCAGTGGCTAAACGCCGGCGGAGACCGGGAAAGAAACCCAGAGAAAGGGGCCTGGCATTGGATGGTCCAGATGTTAAAGGCGCTAACAGCAGCACTTTAGCCTCTGCTTGGGCAGGAGCAGGCACTGACATTCAGCCTTTGGGTGGAGTCGGTCCTAAACCGTCCAGTCCTCCCTCAGCTCTTCCAGGCCCCacaccttcatcatcatcttcctcatcttcctcttcctcttctacCAGTGTCCTTCCGCCTTCATCCTCACCCCCTCACACGCCCCCACTGTCTTTGCCGCCCTCTCGGGACATTAGAGAATCTTCTCCAGACTCTCAGACTGTAGACAGCAGCTGCAAGACACCAGAACCATCCTTCCTTTCCGAGGAGTGCCCGGCTCAGTCACAGTCCGTGCAGCTTGTGTCCTCCAAGTCACCCACTAGCCCGCCACAGTCAAGGGGTGACAGCATATCGCAGTCCGCctccaagcccctccccccagacGACCAGAAAACATCGCCTCCATGCTCCACTTCTTCATCTACCTTGGCGGGTGCATCCCTCTCTCATCCCATTCCTCCACCTTCTGCGGacccttcctcatcctcctcatcgTCAGTGTCATCCTCTTCGGTCAATaagcccccaccacccccacccccaccccctgctgttCCACCCTTGCCCTGGAGCCTGCAGGCAGGGGTGGATTGCACAGCAGGAGGTGTTTTGGCAT TGACAGCTCTGCTGTTTAAAATGGAGGAGGCTAATATTGCCAGTCGAGCCAAAGCACAAGAGTTCATTCAGGCCACAAGTCAG ATTCTCTCTCAGGCTAACCAGAACCAATCACAGACACATCcttcgtcctcctcctcctcttcttcctcacaaGTCCCTCCCCCTCCATCACACGCCCTGCCTCCTGGTCCAACTCCAGCGCAATTTATCCTCCACGGCTCCCTTCCATTGGTCGGCTGCACCAAAACTCCACCTCCTCATTTGCATCCTGGACTTTCACTGGGTGGTGGATGTGCTCAGACACCACCTCCTCCATTGTCTACAGGTCTGTCAGTAGCGACAGGGGGTGCAAGTGAGACCAGCTGGGACAGTGAGAGTAAAGACCCCGATAAG tATTTAAAGAAGCTGCACACCCAGGAGAGGGCAGTAGAGGAAGTAAAATTGGCCATTAAGCCATACTATCAGCGCAAGGACATCAACAAAGAGGAGTACAAGGATATCTTGAGGAAAGCTGTGCACAAG ATCTGCCACAGTCGAACAGGCGAGATCAATCCAGTGAAAGTGAGTAATCTGGTCAAGCTGTACGTCCAGAGGTACAAGTATTTCAGGAAGCACGGGCGCAAAATGGATGAGGAGGAcaaggaagacagagagtccACCTCTCTGCACTCTTCAACGTGA
- the scaf1 gene encoding splicing factor, arginine/serine-rich 19 isoform X2: MMSPVSCDLDVELTAEVRTEGASSLTLSVPVFLHFGFRKAGSTSDGQYLPLTASRLEKALTDCTLTPAPFRKWTAALHQPVAHMPRLSSFCPSQRLMETAKSPLPSSPSASPSSPSSAPSSPSSSPSSSSSPGGIGTGYREDEDSGHAGNGRVNKATGDGVSSTSSSLAPPSHAAPPPSSPSASHRLSLSPRMFGDGQREGPETEMYDPFHPTEGEGERGVAEEEEEEDEEEGDKYDPFEPTGSPASEKEDEGELAGNREGGGRVGGTRHEHHANEEGETIAEAAGSPPDSTETETQIPIHASEEATIHLNRIRPLRERMREQRKGVRERRMDDSEHSEIEEGEIVGASDRGREREVERRREVLLPSSGSPSFLQGGGLKPERILRVLDGEGFISVRAEGEWNREPAPPVGVGDLRRKLTIRRKERFRCRSSASVSPAPPADLPLPPLSPPASPPLSTEKVNRKSSKSSKERDRRKRKEGKGEEKDKRKKRKEGKVDSGPENKDRDHDRRSGRGGKVKDKDRDHERSGRGRKDKERRRSSRSDSRKRKSRRQSTPELSSQSHNASRHAPSHRSWSSPSEGYHRGRERDRDRDREKETEKERDRDRNQERDRYRDRRRDDRDREREQDSRRKEGRKRDRDEGSRRSSSRERGNTKRKRESSERRDREKERERDRERDKRRDGRPVVPPSIQDLNGSDLFAIKRTITVTTTPTTTTTVPSSPARAQDYSQSPTQGSDKPRKRKKKRKRRSDDEERVEEEHRSGSHPTSLTPPHYPSYESDHVSDHQDLDMLSLDGEALDSDYPSLEDSPLLPPPAPEPALPSPKPKSAAPKISRHHQKKKSRSSSKKVSESSTSSSSHRPKAKSKNLLPSLSPPLSACSGNTTSLPPSASSSTTTRCRKTGKEKTSKKESGRSGRSKKIGGSSRKTKLQSKVSVLVREGVSSTTGNSNKLGIDLLGPAGVVGGASGTSVVGGSIAVVFRRDNESRSPFLKPCSEPLSLPSRVKELGKTGKQRSTLAPLSSTNQTGLKSKKAKPSSTTSTSSSASSPTSSSVAKRRRRPGKKPRERGLALDGPDVKGANSSTLASAWAGAGTDIQPLGGVGPKPSSPPSALPGPTPSSSSSSSSSSSSTSVLPPSSSPPHTPPLSLPPSRDIRESSPDSQTVDSSCKTPEPSFLSEECPAQSQSVQLVSSKSPTSPPQSRGDSISQSASKPLPPDDQKTSPPCSTSSSTLAGASLSHPIPPPSADPSSSSSSSVSSSSVNKPPPPPPPPPAVPPLPWSLQAGVDCTAGGVLALTALLFKMEEANIASRAKAQEFIQATSQILSQANQNQSQTHPSSSSSSSSSQVPPPPSHALPPGPTPAQFILHGSLPLVGCTKTPPPHLHPGLSLGGGCAQTPPPPLSTGLSVATGGASETSWDSESKDPDKYLKKLHTQERAVEEVKLAIKPYYQRKDINKEEYKDILRKAVHKICHSRTGEINPVKVSNLVKLYVQRYKYFRKHGRKMDEEDKEDRESTSLHSST, encoded by the exons TGATTTGGATGTGGAACTCACAGCAGAGGTAAGGACAGAGGGTGCTTCTTCACTGACTTTGTCAGTgcctgtttttcttcattttggctTCAGAAAGGCAG GATCCACATCTGATGGACAGTACCTTCCTTTAACAGCCTCTAGGCTAGAAAAGGCCTTAACAGACTGCACTTTGACCCCTGCCCCTTTCCGCAAGTGGACAGCAGCTCTCCATCAACCTGTAGCACATATGCCCAGGTTGTCGTCTTTCTGCCCCTCTCAGAGGTTGATGGAGACTGCCAAAAGccctctcccctcttcccccTCAGCGTCTCCCTCATCACCTTCTTctgccccctcctctccctcctcatctccctcctcatcatcctctcCTGGAGGAATTGGAACAGGCTATCGTGAAGACGAGGACAGTGGCCATGCTGGAAACGGCAGGGTCAACAAAGCAACGGGAGACGGCGTTTCGTCCACCTCGTCTTCTCTAGCTCCGCCTTCGCAtgctgcccctcccccatcatCTCCAAGCGCATCACACCGTCTTTCTTTGTCCCCCCGCATGTTCGGAGATGGACAGCGGGAGGGCCCAGAAACTGAGATGTACGACCCCTTCCACCCcacagaaggagagggagaacgaggagtggctgaggaagaggaggaagaggatgaagaagaggGAGACAAATATGATCCATTTGAACCCACTGGCTCTCCGGCCTCAGAGAAAGAGGATGAAGGGGAGCTGGCAGGTAATCGAGAAGGAGGAGGTCGAGTTGGAGGCACACGACATGAGCACCATGCAAATGAGGAAGGGGAGACTATTGCTGAGGCGGCTGGTTCGCCTCCAGActcgacagagacagagacgcaGATCCCCATTCATGCTTCTGAGGAAGCAACAATACACTTGAACAGGATCAGGCCCCTTAGAGAACGAATGAGGGAACAGAGGaaaggtgtgagagagagaagaatggatGACTCTGAGCATTCTGAGATAGAAGAAGGGGAGATTGTGGGTGCCagtgacagagggagggaaagagaggtggagagaagaagggaggtgCTGCTCCCATCCTCTGGAAGTCCTTCCTTTCTGCAGGGGGGAGGTCTTAAGCCTGAGAGGATTCTACGGGTACTGGATGGTGAAGGTTTCATATCAGTCCGAGCCGAAGGAGAGTGGAACAGGGAACCAGCTCCCCCGGTGGGCGTTGGAGACCTGCGGCGGAAACTCACCATCAGACGAAAAGAGAGATTCCGATGCCGCTCCTCTGCATCTGTatcacctgctcctccagctgacCTGCCGCTACCTCCTCTCTCCCCGCCTGCTTCCCCGCCCCTGTCCACGGAGAAGGTGAATCGCAAGTCATCTAAGAGCTCCAAGGAGAGGGACCGACGCAAGCGGAAagaggggaagggggaggaAAAGGACAAGCggaagaagaggaaagagggaaAAGTGGATTCGGGTCCGGAGAACAAGGACAGGGATCATGATAGGAGGAGCGGAAGAGGGGGGAAAGTAAAGGACAAGGACAGGGATCATGAgaggagtgggagagggaggaaggacaaggagaggaggagaagtaGCAGAAGTGACAGTCGCAAGAGGAAGAGTAGACGCCAGAGCACTCCGGAACTTTCCTCGCAATCCCACAATGCCTCGCGGCACGCCCCCAGTCACAGGTCCTGGTCTAGTCCCTCAGAAGGCTACCACAGGGGGAGAGAACGTGatagagacagggacagagaaaaagaaacagagaaagagcgGGATAGGGACAGAAAtcaagaaagagacagatacagggacaggaggagagatgacagggacagagaaagagagcaagactccagaaggaaagagggaaggaagagagaTCGGGATGAAGGAAGCAGAAGATCGAGTAGCCGAGAGAGGGGAAAtacaaaaaggaagagagaaagcagcgagaggagagacagggagaaggaACGAGagcgagacagggagagggacaAGAGAAGAGATGGCCGACCTGTTGTACCTCCGTCAATTCAGGACCTGAATGGCTCTGACCTTTTTGCCATCAAACGAACTATCACTGTTACcacaacacccactaccaccaccacagtCCCCAGCTCCCCAGCGCGTGCCCAGGATTATTCCCAAAGTCCCACACAAGGCTCGGACAAACCCCGCAAACGCAAGAAGAAACGAAAGAGGCGCTCTGATGACgaagagagagtggaggaggagcacAGGAGCGGGTCTCACCctacctccctcactcctccccaCTACCCCAGCTACGAATCGGACCACGTCTCCGACCACCAGGATCTGGACATGCTGTCTTTAGATGGAGAGGCACTGGATTCTGATTATCCTTCGCTAGAGGATTCTCCTCTGCTGCCTCCTCCTGCCCCTGAACCTGCTCTCCCTAGTCCCAAACCCAAATCTGCAGCCCCCAAAATCAGCCGGCACCATCAGAAGAAGAAATCCAGATCCAGCAGCAAAAAAGTGTCTGAGTCCTCCACCTCGTCCTCTTCTCACAGACCcaaagcaaaaagtaaaaacctCTTGCCCTCGCTCTCGCCACCTCTGTCTGCTTGCTCTGGCAACACAACTTCCCTTCCGCCCAGTGCCTCCTCATCCACCACCACAAGATGTCGGAAGACAGGGAAGGAGAAAACGAGCAAGAAGGAGTCTGGTCGTTCTGGAAGGTCCAAGAAGATTGGAGGAAGCAGCAGGAAGACCAAGCTGCAGTCCAAGGTCTCGGTGCTGGTGCGGGAGGGTGTGAGCAGCACCACAGGAAACTCTAATAAACTGGGTATTGACCTTCTTGGACCTGCTGGGGTTGTGGGTGGGGCCTCGGGGACTTCGGTTGTGGGAGGGTCTATCGCTGTGGTGTTTCGTCGGGACAACGAGAGTCGGTCTCCGTTCCTGAAACCCTGCTCAGAGCCGCTGTCCTTACCCAGCAGAGTCAAGGAACTGGGCAAGACAGGAAAGCAACGCAGCACCCTCGCTCCGCTCTCCTCCACCAACCAGACGGGCCTGAAGTCAAAGAAAGCCAAGCCAAGCTCTACCACCTCCACGTCATCGTCTGCATCGTCTCCTACATCTTCCTCAGTGGCTAAACGCCGGCGGAGACCGGGAAAGAAACCCAGAGAAAGGGGCCTGGCATTGGATGGTCCAGATGTTAAAGGCGCTAACAGCAGCACTTTAGCCTCTGCTTGGGCAGGAGCAGGCACTGACATTCAGCCTTTGGGTGGAGTCGGTCCTAAACCGTCCAGTCCTCCCTCAGCTCTTCCAGGCCCCacaccttcatcatcatcttcctcatcttcctcttcctcttctacCAGTGTCCTTCCGCCTTCATCCTCACCCCCTCACACGCCCCCACTGTCTTTGCCGCCCTCTCGGGACATTAGAGAATCTTCTCCAGACTCTCAGACTGTAGACAGCAGCTGCAAGACACCAGAACCATCCTTCCTTTCCGAGGAGTGCCCGGCTCAGTCACAGTCCGTGCAGCTTGTGTCCTCCAAGTCACCCACTAGCCCGCCACAGTCAAGGGGTGACAGCATATCGCAGTCCGCctccaagcccctccccccagacGACCAGAAAACATCGCCTCCATGCTCCACTTCTTCATCTACCTTGGCGGGTGCATCCCTCTCTCATCCCATTCCTCCACCTTCTGCGGacccttcctcatcctcctcatcgTCAGTGTCATCCTCTTCGGTCAATaagcccccaccacccccacccccaccccctgctgttCCACCCTTGCCCTGGAGCCTGCAGGCAGGGGTGGATTGCACAGCAGGAGGTGTTTTGGCAT TGACAGCTCTGCTGTTTAAAATGGAGGAGGCTAATATTGCCAGTCGAGCCAAAGCACAAGAGTTCATTCAGGCCACAAGTCAG ATTCTCTCTCAGGCTAACCAGAACCAATCACAGACACATCcttcgtcctcctcctcctcttcttcctcacaaGTCCCTCCCCCTCCATCACACGCCCTGCCTCCTGGTCCAACTCCAGCGCAATTTATCCTCCACGGCTCCCTTCCATTGGTCGGCTGCACCAAAACTCCACCTCCTCATTTGCATCCTGGACTTTCACTGGGTGGTGGATGTGCTCAGACACCACCTCCTCCATTGTCTACAGGTCTGTCAGTAGCGACAGGGGGTGCAAGTGAGACCAGCTGGGACAGTGAGAGTAAAGACCCCGATAAG tATTTAAAGAAGCTGCACACCCAGGAGAGGGCAGTAGAGGAAGTAAAATTGGCCATTAAGCCATACTATCAGCGCAAGGACATCAACAAAGAGGAGTACAAGGATATCTTGAGGAAAGCTGTGCACAAG ATCTGCCACAGTCGAACAGGCGAGATCAATCCAGTGAAAGTGAGTAATCTGGTCAAGCTGTACGTCCAGAGGTACAAGTATTTCAGGAAGCACGGGCGCAAAATGGATGAGGAGGAcaaggaagacagagagtccACCTCTCTGCACTCTTCAACGTGA